From the Cucumis sativus cultivar 9930 chromosome 5, Cucumber_9930_V3, whole genome shotgun sequence genome, the window TTCTTGGGTGCACAAAAATGTTTAGTATTTTTATCCATAGTATGTATTATTAAGCTGCAATTCCTTGGGTATAAATCTGAGACCATTTATTACTCAAGTACTCGCGTAATTCTCGATTTGTTGTAGGTTAATATTGCAACAGTATCCACAGTTAAAGCTGTTGAAAATCCAGAGCTACTTTCACCTCAGGTACTACAAGCAGGTCTGCATCAAAGCCTTGAGAAATTCACTTCGTCCATCCAAAACTCACCATTTCACCTTGGCTTCCAGAAAGTTACTGCGCCTTCAGTTTCAACTTGTTCCTTGCATCTACaagatgaaaaaattgatCACAGTTAGCTGAATGAATATTGATCCTTACTCACTTGAAACTTGAAGAGATTAATTTGTacttgagaaaagaaaaatgaagatgataTCAACATGAAGGTGAAAGTATCTTTATAATCCCTAccatcttcaattttttcctAAACTCTTCTTCAATGTTCTCACCAAccttttcaatcattttttctttctttctatctaattctatttataaattgGCTAAGAaactttaaaactaaatttttgtcCACGTTTCTTTGTTCAATTTAATTCTTTGATAAGATTTTTTTgaacaaactaaaaaagaaagtgagaaaTCATTTCAGAtctttagtttgtttttagaaagtatgaagagaagaaaaaaaaaacattttcttgtaaatctaattttaatctaattttcttttccttttctttttataaaacctTTTAGACCAccaatagaaaatagaaaaatacaatagaaAGGTCAGATCCCAAGCATCTTGGAgaagaatattatttattctacTTCTATTCTAGCTGCTttgccctttttttttttttttctttttaattcaaaacagTCTAACATCAAAGcataacatttcaaaataggATAGAAAAGAAGTTCTTTGtacttttataaatgaaagaaaattacaagtACTTGTATATCTGAGTTCAACGTGTGAGCAGTACTGATTATGTTTAGATTATCAAACTCAAAGTTGTATAGTCTGAAAATATTTCTTGATTCTTTACAATATTGAATCCTCAATTAACTCTAAGTCTAACTCCAATTAAGTTGTGACTTTACAATTGAAGAACAAATTGGAATGCAACAATAATCGCGGGGTAAAGCTTAATTGCTCTAGAAGAAAAATCATgtacaaacttacacttaactTACATTATCTTTTCCTTTGTTCAAACACCAATTCAAAGACAAAAAATGTATTCACTTATAATATGAGTCAAGAAAATATGCACATATTAGGACAAACATATCTTCTTTAGAGAAAATAACAGGATGGACATAGGTACTCATTAATTcaatgttcaaattttttttctaaaaaatataattttttatataaatggtaaaaaaagaaGGCACAAAAATTAATGAAGTCTTAGAGACCccatatatttgtgtccacaTCCAAACTTATATATTGGAAAAGCATTCATACCCAAAttaccaattttctttttctttccagaAAATtcacttattattatttctattttagttaaagaagaaaaaaaaccattcatttcatattttgtatGTATGTTCTATATTCCCCCACGTCAAATAATCTCTaatctcattctttttcttcttctttttaatttctatccaaacaaaataaatggaaTGAACATAAcaacagaaaaaaataaataaataaaaagaaagaaagaaagaaaataataataataataataataagagaagaagaagaaaaaaatgttgtagaaaAATTGAGTTTCTTCCTCTTCGTTATCACTGCTCTGCTCTTATCTGAGTGAGCTCCATTGATGAGGTGATCAGCTTTCACACAATTTCTTCTcctccctttttctttttgttttgttttgtttataatgCGAGTCCTTCTGACCTTAAGGCCGGCATCTTCAAACCCACCCCCAtgtctttcttctcccaatttcTCTCCTCCTCTTGCCTCTTCTTTCCTCTTCAGTTTCAGACCCAACAAGCGCTTTCACTTCCTCAAGCCTTGTTCCTCTCTCAAGCAATCCAAGAAACCTACTCTTCAGAAGACACCCACTAGCGCCCCTCAAAGCTTTAAGTGGCTTTTTAGCGCCAAGTCCGACGATGACGATGCCGGTGAGAAAGGGAATAAAGGTGTGGATGGAGATGGAGCTGTTTTGGAAGATGACTCTGCGGTTAAGGGCACCCTTTTGGCTGGTGTGTTGCTTGTTGGGGTTATTGGTGGATTTGCATTTGCTGGATATGTGTATAGGGATCCGATTAACGCCTTCTTGAATCAGTTCTCTACCTTTATTGATGGTAATTTTATTATGGTTTATTTGcttctttttgtgtgtgtgtgtgtgtattttgAACTGGGTAATGAATTTCTTGGTGTAATGATCAATTTCATTGTGGTTCGATGAGCATTTTGCTGGGGGTGTGTTGTTCATCGCGTTTTGAAATTGGTCTGGATTATGCGTTGGTTATTGTAATGTGAGGCTGTTCTGAAATTCCTCGTGCTGATTCtgattgtgtgtgtgtgtggcaATCATATATTGCtcctccatcttcttcttctatgtCTCGTGAGATTTTGATGCAAATTAACCTCAATTTTTGcgaaaatttgagttttttagattccccttttaaaaaatttaactctACAATGCCTGGAGTTAATTTGACATTCCTACTGCTATGCAAAAAAGGGGGAAAACAGCTGAACGTCTTGAATTTCCATAGTTAATAGAGTACTTATATTCTACTTTTCTCTTGTACTTtcatatttattcttttttggtaCTAACTTTCAGACCTTCTGTTTTAGTCCTAGGGGGTAGCGCTCCATTGTAGGTTTAAATTGTTGACCTTGTTAGTTAGACTCTCGGTTGCTTTGGTTGGGTATGAAGTGACTCAATTCCCCTCCACTTATTTAGAGCTCCCGTTTGGAGGGAATTCAAGAACTCAGTTGTTTTGGAATCCTGCTCTGGAAAGTTTTAGAAAAGGTTGTCTTCTTTGAAAAAGACTTACTTTTTCTAAAGGAGGGAGACTCTCTTGTTCAGGTTTTGACGGGGCTCCTagttattttttccttatttagGATTTGGTCTCAGTCTGTAAGAATCTGAGAGATCGATCATTGATGAGAAACTTTTAGTGGCAAGGGGTTGATGAGGGAGGGAGATGGTTTGGATATAGTTAAGTGGCAGGTGGTTCTTAAGCCTGCCAACTTGGGGGTTTGGGTATTAGGAGTATAAGACTAAATAGTAAGGTTATTTTGGCCAAATGGTTGTGGTGGTCCTTCACTGAAGTTTGAGACTGACGCACTGCGGTGTAGAGTTTTTGCAAGTAGTATTTAATGTCATAGGCCATATCCTCCTAAACATCTTGGATTATTACTTATTACTTTGACCAATGAGTTGTCTCATAGTTACACGTGGCTCTGTTTAAACATAATGGATTAACTGATCAGTAATATGTTATCACCTCTCTACATTTGCAGCTATCTACTTTCTAATTCTAGTTCCCAAATTCTAATAATGGTGTCATTCACTTTAAAGTGCGTGTGGTACTATAGTTGTATTCCTTTGTTTTTAAGCATAAAATCATTACCAGAGAAAAAGggatattttgaataattgagGAGTTGCCATTTCTCTGAAGGATCTCTCTCAATCATGTAATTTTTAACGTAGAGGTTTTGATTAACAGGATATGGTCCAGCAGGATATGCTTTATTTGTAGCAGTATATGCAGGACTGGAGGTACAAATctgttttatttaatacaattattttggaaatttaCCTTCTACATTTATAGTGGTGCCCTTTGTTGTAAGGCATGGCATATTTGGGGTCGCTGTAGGGGTGACCCAGTTGGAGAACTTAATAGATTAAAACCTTTGTAGCTTTTTGTCTACTTCGCCCCTTTGGGATCAAATGGTGATGGGGCTATGAACATAATGTAAGAATTGGACTTGAAGTAGACCAAAAGTACTATTAgatttataacatatatgcTGAAAGCCTGAAACTACGTTTTCCTGTACTAGTTCTACTTGTAGTTGTTGTACCACTTTTTGGTTGCCCATGTGGAGGTGCAAGAGATACTTCCTCCATGGTttagttttttacttttgcCAACTATCGATTGTGAAGTTTATGTTATGATTTCTTTCCTTCTAGATCCTTGCAATTCCCGCCATTCCATTAACAATGTCAGCTGGACTCCTCTTTGGTTCTGTAATTGGGACTGTTATAGTTTCCATCAGTGGAACGGTGAGTGTTCTGTACCAATATAGCAAATAGATAGATTATCATGTGCCTCCTAGTTATTAACTTAGTATCTCTTATTAATTCAGGTTGCTGCTAGTGTTGCCTTTTTGATTGCTCGGTATTTTGCTCGTGAGCGTATTCTTAAGCTAGTAGAAGGAAACAAGAAATTTGCGGCCATTGACAAAGCCATTGGAGAAAATGGTTTCAAAGTTGTTACCCTCCTACGTTTGAGCCCATTGCTTCCATTTTCTCTGggaaattatttatatggaCTCACATCTGTCAAATTTGTCCCCTATGTGTTGGGAAGGTCAGTTTTCAATTCCTcaatgaatttcaaaattgtaccTCTTTCCCTGTTTCATTTCTACAGTGATATCTATATTCATAAATGATTGtagctttcttttcttcaataaactattttgattCTCCTTAGTTTTATTGATGCATACAGAATGCTATGAGCTGTATgaacttcaaaacataaacagatttattttctttaatgcAGCTGGCTGGGGATGCTTCCAGGAACATGGGCATATGTGAGTGCGGGTGCCTTTGGACGTGCAATTATTGTAAGTTTTCAAACCGTTGCCCCTCACTACTTAGAGATGTGATAATAACATCTTACCTCATAAATGTGTACTTGACTTGGTTCTTAAAGTGTTCGTGCTTGTGCTTTTTAGGATCGATTgcttctttatttaaaatttctattagTAAAAGGTGCATTTGACCAATTATCAGTGCTTTTTAAAGTCTTTCTAGAATGCACTTGGGGTGCATTTGGGATTGATTTTGTAGGAGTTTAAAGTGATTATGAGGAAATTTTAACTGTTTAGTGTTTGGTAAAACTGATTACAGGATAATTGAAAGGAAATcactttttcaattcaatttgtttctaaaatctATGTAGAGTAGTTTTTGAGATTGAGTTCCAAAAATATCATGCCTCTTCTAATTAACTACTAAAATTCATAGTTTATTCCTATTCTATaatactttttctcatttaagtttgaaatttacCAAAACACTTGTTTACTTCATTCTACAGccgatattttaaaaagtgcaGCTAttagtaattatttcaaaagctACAATAACTAAGCCTTAAAGTGCTCTTTTGTGAAAGCATTTACACTTTTATTAAGAGGTAAGACAAACACATCAATGTGTTTGCTTGAACTATGATCTGGATTCTTAGTTGGATTCTGAGTTTTcgagtttcaattttatggtCTGGTTTCTTTTCCACTGTTCATTTTACTTGGGGTGTTTCAGCAAGAAGAGTCTGAAGTTGGTTTGCTTGGAGGGGGAAATGGTCAGCTATGGACTTTAGGACTGGGATTGTTGGCAACAGCATTGGCTGCTGCATACGTTACACGATTAGCCAAGGTAATATGTCTTATTATTGCTATGCTATACTACAGACTTAATGCAATCAAATCTTCATTTTGGAACCTCGATCTAGCCAATATGGAATTAACTCATAATCATGAAATTTACTCTATCATCATCATATTACAGTTTATAGGTCCATAGCCCCAGCTTATTCACATCTCTATCTCGCCATTCTTTTACGAGGGAATGTGGTTAGAGAGTTATGTCGTGGACTTGAAAAGGGATATGAGTATTTGAGAATGTTGGGTTTAAATGTTAggatcaaataatatttacatgATATTAGTGAAAAAATACACATAAATTGGATACATTAAAGATTCCATAGTTGATTgatattgaaatttgttgGTTTAAACaatcattctttaatttcagTAATTGAATGGGAGGTGGTACGGACATCAAGGATATTTTGCATAAGATCAGACCGTCATTCTATAATGATTGGTCAGGTTATATATGCAAACAAAGGTGTCCACAATCAAAAGAGTTACTCTATAAGATTAGTCGGCATACATGCATACAAAGATGTACACAATCAAAGTGTGATTTGATTAGTTGGGATATTATATGCAAACATAGTTATGGATGGGGTTCTTTGGTTAGTTAAATGTGAAAGGGTTGTGaatgttgttttaatttatttttgaaaattgcaGGATGCTATGAAGGATATTGAATAGGCATGGCACCTCGGTGAATGTAGTAGGaggtataaaattaaattcataattgaattttgaaaattggcAAATGCTCtgtatattttttgtttgaccaATTCAGAGAAACTTCAACCAGTTGCTGATAATGTATAATGTTTACattaataatcaatataaTCAATCTCTAATTGTAACTTAAACCTCTCcatctatctatctataaCATAAAAGTATATGACATGAGTTTTTGGGGGCTGTGGATCATCATTCAGATATTCAAATTCACTCACCGAGCCTTTATCCATCTTTGTTGAATGTCAATTATGGAATGTtaaacttatttctttttctaaaagaaaattgtactAACTATTTAGTTGAGTTGAATTGGGTTATAGCTATCTAAtgcaattaatattttaaccaaCTATTTTTGTCTCAACGCAACCATTCTGCCGAGAAGCGTTTCTtcaatatttctatttaaatactaatgataaatatttttttgaatttctatCGAGAGGTACTTCTAAAACttgtacttttaaataaaatttaaaccgATAAGGGTATTTTTAACTCGtttgtaagtttaaaagtatttttcacACGAAAGAGTAGAGATTTGgggcattttttttataatgtaagaattttattattaaatgtttccaaataaaataaaataattgaaaatgattataaatagaaaaatttacaaaatatggccaatttttaaatttgaattataaaaaaaccaaattttatcTAAACAACTTGAAATTAGAACTAAAAATGTTCTTTTGACCtttaagaaaagtaaatttgtTGTAGAACTCATCCACTTAAACATATCTTTGTTCacaattgaaaaactaaataaataaatgcacACATTTGTCTTCCTTGACATCTAAAGTTTATATACCTCACCCCCTATTATACTCACAGGTTgatcaaactttgaagatttATCATTCAGTTCTCCCAATCCCAAACTAAAGAAATatacacaacaaaaaagaTCAGCATATACAATACATACATATCAGATGTAATATGTGTGTACATTTGTATTTTGTTGGATTCAAATAATCAATCAAGAGCTCAGCTCAGTTATGgacaaaaacacaaaacaaaacttatgACAATGAAGAAAGCATTTGTACATACCTTCTAGCCTCCTCGAGTCGACCAAACCGAGTAAGAATCGCAATGACTAAAGAGTAATGTTCTTCAGATGGCTTAATCTTATACCTAACAGACATTAGCTTAAAGATGCGCAGTGCTTCATCAACAAAACCAGCTTCCTTGCAAATAGATAGAACCACTTTGAAAGTGAAATGGTTTGGAGAGATACCACGTGATCTCATTCGGTCAAACAGATCGATTGCTTCCTGAAACTCTCCACTTTCTCCGTAAGCTTCAATGATGGCAGTCCATGTCATTGGCCCTTTCACAGGGATTGCCTCAAAAACcatttttgccatttttacTGCTCCACACTTCCCATATAGTTTCACTAGCTCGGCAGAAACGAAATGGACCGGCTCAAATTTCCTCTTCAAGACTTGTCCATGTATCTCCTTACCCATCTTCAGCATTTTTTGTTCACTGCATATATAGAGAATTCTAGACATGGTAACGGTATCTGGTCGATGCTTTGAAAGCTGCATCGCTCTGAATATATCAATTGCTTCGTGTGGACATTGATTCTCTATGTACGAATCAATCATTGCTGTCCATAAGATCACATTTCTTTGCTCCATGCCGTTGAAAAGCTTTAGAGTATAGTCCATTACTCCACATTTTGAGTACATAACCATCAAAGATGAAACGATAGATACATTCGGTAGGAAGCAATTCTT encodes:
- the LOC101204460 gene encoding uncharacterized protein LOC101204460: MRVLLTLRPASSNPPPCLSSPNFSPPLASSFLFSFRPNKRFHFLKPCSSLKQSKKPTLQKTPTSAPQSFKWLFSAKSDDDDAGEKGNKGVDGDGAVLEDDSAVKGTLLAGVLLVGVIGGFAFAGYVYRDPINAFLNQFSTFIDGYGPAGYALFVAVYAGLEILAIPAIPLTMSAGLLFGSVIGTVIVSISGTVAASVAFLIARYFARERILKLVEGNKKFAAIDKAIGENGFKVVTLLRLSPLLPFSLGNYLYGLTSVKFVPYVLGSWLGMLPGTWAYVSAGAFGRAIIQEESEVGLLGGGNGQLWTLGLGLLATALAAAYVTRLAKDAMKDIE
- the LOC105435624 gene encoding uncharacterized protein LOC105435624 → MERNFTVSKRLLFDRRYGWVIDEWKDPSEEALAGGRGMFCIVPLVKSLVNSVTQMVNIATVSTVKAVENPELLSPQVLQAGLHQSLEKFTSSIQNSPFHLGFQKVTAPSVSTCSLHLQDEKIDHS